In the genome of Oncorhynchus nerka isolate Pitt River linkage group LG4, Oner_Uvic_2.0, whole genome shotgun sequence, the window ttgtttgtacagatgaacgtggtaccttcaggcatttgtaaattgctcccaaggatgaacaagacttgtggaggtctataatttctCTCTGAGGTCTTgtcagatttcttttgattttcccatgatgtcaagcaaagagacactgagtttgaaggtaggccttgaaatacatccacaggtacacctccaattgactcaaatgatgtcaattagcctatcagaagcttctaaagccatggcatcattttctggaaaggcacagtcaacttggtgtatgtaaacttctgacccactggaattgtgatacagtgaattataagtgaaataatctgtctgtaaaaaattactggaaagattacttgtgttatgcagaaagtagatgtcctaaccaacttgccaattaacaagaaatttgtggagtggttgaaaaactagttttaatgactccaacctaagtgtatgtaaacttccgacttcaactgtatattggtTTCTCTGACATCTGGACCTTTTATGGAATATTATAATGTTAGTCTTTTTGAGATTGACTGTCCGGGCCCATGTTTGACAGACTGCAGACGATCTACTTGTTCCCTCTTCTGTGGGGGCAGCAGTACCAGGTCATCTGACTGCAGGAGACATTGGATTTCTGTGTCATTAAGAGTGACATCGGGAGCTGTTGACTGCTCATGTTTTTTGGACAATTAATTTCATTCACAAAGTTCAGATatggaaagctcttagaaactCATTTAGAAATTAATCCCAGGTGAatgtaacatgtattgactcatacaaatgttagaatttttcttccactttgacattcatTTGCATATTCATGTAGACTGTTGAGAAAAAaggacaattaaatccatttgaatcacACGTTTTAACAAGAAAATGTGGGGGAATAAGTAAAGGGGTGTggctactttctgaaggcactgtgtgagAGACCAGCCCACCCTATTAAAAGACAGATGGTCCAGCCCAATCTGCCCATGCAGACAGGTATACTAAGCTGTATGAAATACTAATACATTTAAACATTTTTAGAGTGTAGGACCAAACGTTTCATTCTCCCTGCATCAATTGACTGTTTCAATCGtcgtcatcaccaccaccatgacAGGCCAGTTCCTGTAGAGCCACATTCCAGAACATTCTCAGTTGAGGAAGTCATCTGGTGACCACATTCCTAGTCAGGCTGTTAGCGTCGAGGAAGCCATAACATAAAACCTATTGATATTACTCACAGTCAGTTAAATGCATCATCGTGATTGGTTCCTTTCTTATTAGGCTAAACTGCCAATATGTTATAACATAAGGAGATTGACACGAAAATGAAAAGGCGCtaatatatatttgtttaataTAATGTGCGTGTATTTTCAAATATCATTAACTAGGCTGATATAGCATACATATAGCATACTGAAGCCCAACATTTAGATAAAACTATGAAATGAGTCGTATAATAGCCTATATCAAATTGGACGAGATTAGAAGCTGTCTAAAGCAGATGCAACAGGTGCTCTTTTAAAGTGAAACCACACCCAATGTATTATCACCTCCCCAGTTTCAGTCGGACAAGTTTTTAAGACAACACTCCTGTCTGTCCACTTTAGTTTACTTAGACTGACTAGTGCTGCTGTATCACCTTAACAAGTTAGTAACAGCAGTCCAGAAGCCATGCCGAGCCACGCGGAGCAGTGGATCCGCACTTCGATGCGCACCCCGGGCATTTTTATCTTCGGAATGGTCCTTGCCCCTTGCGGCTGGATCCTAAACCTCACAGCGACAGTGGCTCCCAACTGGAGAACCATCAACACTATCGCCTCACTGCCGGTTGATACGTTCCTACAACAAGGCATCTGGGACATATGCAAGACGTCCAGCTCGTCCCAAGTAAACCAATGTAACCAAAAGGACGAGGCGTACTTCAACAACCAGATTATAGCGGTCGCCCAGGGCTTGATGGTAGCGTCTCTGATATTGACTCTGATCGGGCTGGCCACGGCAACCCCCGGGGTAAGGTGCTGGAAAGACCGCCCGAACTGGACAGTAGCCGGGCTGGGGGGAATGCTCATCTTTCTGTCTGGAGTCTTGACGATCATCCCAATTGC includes:
- the LOC115125943 gene encoding claudin-23-like, whose translation is MPSHAEQWIRTSMRTPGIFIFGMVLAPCGWILNLTATVAPNWRTINTIASLPVDTFLQQGIWDICKTSSSSQVNQCNQKDEAYFNNQIIAVAQGLMVASLILTLIGLATATPGVRCWKDRPNWTVAGLGGMLIFLSGVLTIIPIAWYTHIFKDIAASSTDIRVGYCIILGYIGGIFELLGGLVMFIGICRCCGGKNRGETRVSETTAHFRNTKPPPRRIEVPSIARTRSSASSVPYSKDSMEDEADFPRAKSTSYGGRRPAYDVDL